In Brachypodium distachyon strain Bd21 chromosome 2, Brachypodium_distachyon_v3.0, whole genome shotgun sequence, one genomic interval encodes:
- the LOC100841820 gene encoding RING-H2 finger protein ATL74, with translation MGTHARSMSWYMGGPPGSPAPPGSSGGGEAQRALSSSSGSAGGGSDASFDTNMVIILAALLFALLFALGLNSLARCVIRWARRAASSGEGGVDEEAAAVQGGGGGGGGGMSSGKKKRTLRSLPIEVYGASGGSAGASDVCAICLGEFADGDKVRVLPRCGHEFHVRCVDAWLVSHDSCPTCRGSVLTGAAAAAPKTASAAAPGGSWRPGSVDAAAVTVIIA, from the coding sequence ATGGGCACGCACGCCAGGTCCATGAGCTGGTACATGGGCGGCCCGCCGGGCTCGCCCGCGCCACcggggagcagcggcggcggcgaggcgcagCGCGCgctgagcagcagcagcggcagcgccggcgggggcAGCGACGCGAGCTTCGACACCAACATGGTGATCATCCTCGCGGCCCTTCTCTTCGCCCTGCTCTTCGCGCTCGGGCTCAACTCGCTCGCGCGGTGCGTCATCCGGTgggcgcggcgcgcggcgtcgtccggcgaaggcggcgtcgacgaggaggctgcggcggtgcagggcggcggcggcggcggcggcggagggatgAGCAGCGGCAAGAAGAAGCGCACGCTGAGGAGCCTCCCCATCGAGGTGTACGGCGCGTCCGGCGGGTCCGCGGGCGCGTCGGACGTGTGCGCCATCTGCCTGGGCGAGTTCGCCGACGGCGACAAGGTGCGCGTGCTGCCCCGGTGCGGCCACGAGTTCCACGTCCGCTGCGTCGACGCCTGGCTCGTCTCGCACGACTCCTGCCCCACGTGCCGGGGCTCCGTgctcaccggcgccgccgcagccgcgccCAAGAccgcctcggccgccgctccGGGAGGCAGCTGGCGGCCCGGGAgcgtcgacgccgccgccgtcacggTGATCATCGCGTGA
- the LOC100843752 gene encoding non-specific lipid-transfer protein 2B — protein sequence MAPRTSATLVLAMVLAATVLAPPAMVRAAISCSAVYSTLMPCLQFVQGGGAPSRGCCSGIQSLLAEANNTPDRRTICGCLKNVANGASGGPYITRAAALPSKCNVALPYKISPDVNCDSIH from the exons ATGGCTCCGAGGACGTCCGCGACGCTGGTGCTGGCCATGGTGCTCGCGGCGACCGTgttggcgccgccggcgatggtGCGCGCGGCCATATCGTGCTCGGCGGTGTACAGCACGCTGATGCCGTGCCTGCAGTTCGTGCAGGGGGGCGGGGCGCCGTCCAGGGGCTGCTGCAGCGGCATCCAGAGCCTGCTGGCCGAGGCCAACAACACCCCGGACCGCCGCACCATCTGCGGCTGCCTCAAGAACGTCGCCAACGGCGCCTCGGGCGGGCCCTACatcacccgcgccgccgccctgccctCCAAGTGCAACGTCGCGCTGCCCTACAAGATCAGCCCCGACGTCAACTGCGACTC GATACACTGA